The segment tattttttaaagaaaaaggtGCAAAAACAATTTGCTGTGACTTTTATAGCACGCAAagcttatttaattttttattaaaaaaaaaaaaattgttacgaacaaaaacgaaaatatatGAGATATTTACGAGTAAAGAATTATATGCGTTCGGGTCGTTTAACATTTTGCCGACTAAACATTTTATTCTGAGTGTTAAAATACTCGAGATACATGGGAAAATAATGTAACTAGGTTGCAGTTAAGCTGCGATATTGCAAAGCGTTGTTTTGAGAAGAACGAGCTTGCACGTACGTACAATATGGCTTTGTGTATCGAGCGAAATACCTGGAACAAGTAACACAACTAACGCCGGTGCATGCGGTTCTTATTCTGTTATACGTGCCAAAAAACTCGTGACACATTCGTGCACGATGCAGCCGGCCGTGCATGAGAACTGCACGAAATAGTCGCGTGGCGTGGAAGGCGCCGCTTTGAGACAGAGCGAAATGGGCTCGTACATCACAAAAGCAACTTGCAACCTTGTTACGTAAGTCGCACGCGGCGTCGGAAAATATGGTAATGAATTTCTCGTATATATTTGCGTTTAACTGCTCTTACTCTGTTGTAACAAACCATTAACCTGGCGTATGCATTAAGCAACCAAGTTTCCCGAATTTTCCTCTCTACTTCTCTCTCGCCACTCGTTTCAAAAGAACTTCTTGCGCTTAAAAGGtgacaattatttttcagacaAAGCGCAATGTTTGTCTGCGAAACGAGAAATTACAACAATATCATGTtcgcgagataaaaatatatgtgtattctGACATTGCGTGAGTGAAACGTTTTAATGTTTAACTTTATGTTTAACTTTAGCTTAATTACATttgataattatgataatattaatgcgCGAAACGTACACAActtattcttaaaaatgtactttgtgtcttaaatatttattatactctctctctctctctctctctctcttttcaaaCCTCAAGcggctttttaattaatttaaaatcctCAGAGAAATTCTTCTTTCGTTAGAaactctaattttttaaaatgacagAAATACCGAAAGtaaagtaaaagaaactaaCTGGATTTACAGAGAAAGCActtccatatttttttaattttacttatgtTATTAGCAATATCTTACAGTTCGGTTTCTTAACTGGTTTTAAATTAGTTTGCTCTATATAAGAAGTACTTCATATATCTTAAcctatattttctttctgatACAGAGCATTGATACTTCCTCGCGAGGTGTCGATACGAAGTATCGATGTTCTGTCCCAAAATAGTAATTCTATCTGTTAGCTTCGCGTGGAATTATACTCGCTTAACGAAGTACCATTGGAATTGCTGTGCAGGTTCGTTTACCCATGGGGCAAGACACGCTGCTATGGTGCCGTGTCCTGAAGATGCCGAGCATTAATCACAAACACCACGTCGTGAAGGTGAGTTCCTCCAGGTATATAACCCGTTTACGGtagctcgcgcgcgcgcgcgcgcgcgcgaacgcgcACCCGCCGCTCTCCGACTTGATTAAAGCGAAGGTGGATGCTCTTGTAATGCCGAAGAAACTGCACGTCGAGTTTGCCGACTCGCCCCTCCTATCTCCCCCCTTTCCCTCCCCTTCTCACCATACGAGAGATACTCTTCAGCCTCGCGTGTTTTCGCGTCTGAAGATGCAACATCTTCAGGTAGCCGTCCGATAAATATGCCGCGCAAAATGATAATCTGGAGGTTACGATGTTTCATACCGGATGATTAATCATAGCCGGCGTCAAAacattcaaaaaaagaaatgtttcgaTATATCCTAGAAGAATAGTTTcaattcatatatttcttcGCGAGCTCTTAAATGATACTTTAATtgttgacaaaatttaaaaaaatatgaacgTACTTTTATAAGTTTGATCTTTTtaagttaacatttttttttaattttgaatttctatAAGTATTATgcttaaattttcaaatatttttgtatgtgaCTTTTTTATGGCATGCAGAAAAAGTGCGAAGTAATGATCGGCCTCATTACTCGACTGTAGAATATTTCGATTTGCTTATCGAGGTCAATCGATTAATTCGGTTATGAAATTACATCGTAAATATATACGACTGGGCGGATCTGTAGGACGGCGGGATCAATGCGGTAGGCGAGATCGTTCCGGCCGCCGGGTTTCACTACCAATGATGACAGATCGATGCACGAGATGTCATCGATAAATGCGGCAGTGACGAAGCAGCTGCTCATAAACCTTGTATTACTGCTGCGCAATTCGATTCAACGTCGGTAATAAGTTCCATTCCGATGCAGAAGCGCGCGGTTCTCCAAATTGCGTGTTAAAAATCGGCGTCGGACCGGCAGTAAAACCCAAAGCAGGCAGTAAACTGTGTTTGCCGACTTCTGTTTGTGCGCGAATTCAACATAACgcggaatattttattaccaaTCGAATGCATTTTacattatgataatattttttgatctaTATCTTCTCGCTGCTCCGttatcgaaattaaaatttcgacCAATAAAATATTCCGTTATCAGtttcattatacatattattaaaaattttcagcttTTATCTCACATTTGATATGTATGACATTAGGATGTCACACATTTAATGCCCTTAATATTAATAGACAGCGCGCGttgaaaacatatatttcGAGGAAAAATCGATTGcaacttgaaaaaaatgtaattgaaaaaagtattatctttgaaatttttgatatataaaaagagataatGTAAACGCTACCTCTCCgctataaatttcaaatttcacaTGCCCACTTTTGCTGACTCTTCATTCgtgaattttatgttaatttagcCAAAAGAGATACATGTATATCACAAACGCAATTCACATTTTACGCCTCTCAAGTTAGTTTCACCTCGCAAAACATATGATAACTCAATAAAATCTCTGCTAGCCGTATTCCTACCGAATTTCTGTTGGAACGCGATATAAAGCCCGACAGCTGCTGGAAAACCGGAACGGGTAAATGACTAATGATCGCCGTCACCGTGTCAGCACGTCCGTGAGAAGGCTCTTTTGATATTACAcctgtatattttatttccacgctttattttatattccattTATTCTATTTCCTACTTCTTTGTCTCATTTTTCTACTTTATCGTATCTCATTCGGCGCTGATGTTCATATCCGTATCGGGGAGTTTTAGAACGATGTGTTTGAGAGGAGggatgggggggggggagctGATATAGTTCGCTCTATCTAGCGCTGCTCGACCGACCGACACCTGAATCTCGAACTCGATCGGACGTGACCTAACTATGCGATGCGATTGCACTGTGTTCCCGGCGCAGCAGCCGGAGAGACGATTAGCGTTCCGATTGCGATAACTCAAGCGCTTAAAACGCGGACACCTACTCCCCCGCGCGTTTTACGGAACTTTTACTGACGGCGCGTCGAGGCATTGCGAGGTTAACGGTCGAGCGAGCGGCTGTTAACCAGAGTATCGCCGGGCCTTTAATTTCTTGTTCCTATTGCGAACGAATTGAAACGGCACGTTTCCCCGACGTGGGAGCGCGAGAGATACCGCCGCGCGAGTCAGCTCCGTTGTGTTGAAGCTCGCTCTTTTCCAATTTTGCGCTTGAACAGTTTTCTTCAAATGGCGAGAAACGGTACTTATTGGAGTGTGAAGtgcattttctttctattGATACTGATATTCCATTTGTACCGATAGTTAATGATCGATTTATCTTTTGACGGTTTCGCTTTAAATCGAAACAACGAATGTACAGTTTCATAATCAGATTTGTTCGTTTGCAAAACGtcacagaaaattaaaaaaaattttaatgagaaaattggaaaatgttgtatttttaatccagtaaaattatataaataagcggtttaattatttttacccGTTGAACTCGTGACTTTGACCATTTCGACGTCGATTCTTCCGTAATAAGAATGTCAAGATGCGCATTGCTCTTGAGCGCACAGACGTGTTACGAAGACAACCGAAATGCGCCCGACATTAATCCTCGTTACGAGCTTGTACGCATTACGAGCTGTTCTGCATTTCAGTACGAACCAGTTATTCAGCCGGGAAGCCACGAATACCTGCACCACATGACCCTGTACGAGTGCCGCGGAGAGCAAGCCCAATTGGAATCCGCGGCCCAAACGACGGGGAGTGTCTGTTACGACGATTCTGATAAACCCAGATTCCAGTGCAACACGATCGCAGCCACTTGGAGCCTTGGATCTGAGGTACGTCGAAAACTTCGTTCACGCTCGCACACAGAAACCTCGATGCGACAGCACCGAGTGTCGTTTCCATATTGTTTccaaattttcaacaattgcAAACATAGTGAAAAGCGTATGTTAAAAAgccgtgaaaataaaaaaatatgcaagatggaaatttgaaaaattacttattgttattaattacacGCTTTGTGATGACTGttaatctaaattttctaATCACTTTTGATTCTGCCAATAATAAAACTACGCAATTGTTGCATCGAGGtgttcaatttaatttattaagaaataaaaatatataactatcGTGTAATTCGTTTCCTTCAAAAATATGCCGAAATTGTACGCAAATAATCTCAAATTCAgcatttcatttattttttacgtcgGGCTTAAATCATCGGAAACGCTCTTCTTTAATAAAGTGCGATTCTTCGTTAAGCATTACGCGCAATCCTACAAGACACGTTCGGAGTTTCGTGATAATTCGCATCTTGTGTAATGCATACCAATGTGAGAACGGGAATACCGTAAACTTGTTTCTTCGTGGTTATCGGTAATATGAACACCCTGCGAAATTCCAACCGATCATGAAACGTGCCGGAATCTTATGTACGATTTACGGGACATTAATTAGGAGaagaatattaatgataatgttAATTGACAATAgacgttaaatatttctttgtatttaataattgatgcTAAATTAGTGTCTCAATAATTTTAGCTTCAGAAATAAcgatagtaattaatatttaaatttagctatacacatttttaatcTTCAACATGAATGTTAAACGGAATCTCCATGATGAAGATAAGGTGCAATACTCCGAGCCGTAGAAATTCCaggaaaatggaaaaaaatgtatcttatCTCAGAGTTTGTACATCTAAAGCTAAAAGAAAATCTCATTAATAATGCAAACAAGTATAACGCGCATAATCACAATTACCTCGGCTTTAATAAATCTAGAAGAAAGCACTTATTAAGACGGCAATTACGGCGCGATTCTTGGAATCGAGCGGATCCTTATCTCGTCATCGGTAtccgaaaattaaaattagcaatCAAGCGTAATTCGCGTACGCGTGCACCGCCAATGAGGAAACGAATTCCGCGAACGACAATGTTGATCGGGAGCCCGCTGATGGAATCGAGGCGTACACCGATTATACCGGAGCTGAAACGTCCGCCGGGGTGAGGGGCGAGATCAGACCGGACCAGATCGGAGACGCGAGAGCGGGCCCCCGATCAGAACCGGACCAGAGCGCGTACACTCGAGCTGCCGGTCCTCTTTTTATTTACCGTCGGCTTCTGCATAATCCATCGTTTCCCTTTCTCCCCCTTTCGCTGCGCCAGGGCTTTAATTATCCGCCGGAGGCCGGATACGCGCTCAATCCGTACACGGGTCCGCGCTACTACATGCTGGAGACCCACTACACGAACCCGCAGCTGGACGCCTTCATCAGCGACAGCAGCGGCCTGCGTCTCCTCTACACCGACCGACTGCGCGCCCATGACGCCGGCATCCTCAGCGTCGGCATCGACCCAAACTGGCGGCACATAATACCGCCGGGCCAGCCCGAGGTGGTCTCCGAGGGCCACTGCATCGCCGATTGCACCGGCCAGACGATTCCGAACAGCGGCATCAACATGTTCGCCGTGATCATGCACACCCACCAGCTCGGCAGAAAGGTCCGCCTGCGGCAGATCCGCGCCGGCGAAGAGCTACCGCCCATCGCCGCCGACACCAACTACGATCCCAATTATCAGGAATATCGGAAGCTTCAGAGACCGGTTAAGGTGTACCCGGTAAGTACAATCTTAAGTAGCATGCATAACGCGCCGCGTAATATTAGGTTGTCGTGAAAGGCTTGTCAAGTAAAATTGAAGACAGAATTGTACAGAGTTTcgagataatttttatcaattaaaataatcctCATTTTAGtcttattttttccatttagAATCAAGTTTTTGTACGCTTGATTTAAGGGACTCCGAGCTCTTTCAATGCAAGtctacattaattttaatatacatctTTACTAaaagacgcgcgcgcgcgagaaatcTTTCGCATTAACTTAATATTACGTGTTTTTCTAttcaaacataattatttgaaagaagaTGTAGGATATCATGTTCTTtagttaaattttactttaatcgTCATATCAGAAATCAAATCAATggctaatttattaaagttcgTCTTCTCTATATAGCGATGCTTAacgcaattataaaatatttccagcTAAGAGATATTAGTAAGAGAATCGCGAAGAAATCGGAAAAAGAATCTCAAATCTCCCTATCCACTGAGATTTTTCCCTTCGAAAGTAATCCGAGATTATTCTTAAGCGCTTCGCGAGTAACTTACGTCTTCTACAGCGGTCCttgatatattcttatttttttccacttttttttgttctgtTTCCGCCGCGTTGCACACCTTTCGTTTGTGTTGCCGCGAACGTACTTTTAGCTGCATTATAACTCGTAGCACGTATCAGAAAGTTTATGAGCTTGTTACAAAGTTTATTAACGTGCAATAAGTATAGCTTTGATCACGTAAAGTGCCGACATGCTACAGATGCAGGGCATGAACCTGAGTTTAATTGTTTGAGGGGGCTTGAAACCGGAGGGCTTAAACGCTATTACGTGTTAACacagaataaaaatgcattataactataataaaaatcgtatTTACGATTTGCGATAAAGAACTGATATAGATCTTGGAACTTTTTTTCACAGAAAACTGGAAGCTGcgccatttttttaaatttgtgctTTAGTCTTTctgttgttttatttaattgtcgaaaaaaaaaaaatcacgagTTTTTCAAGACTTTTAAGATTCTCTGTATAAGCTTAATGCTCATGTTGCGattctttttgtattatagAGCGATCACTTAGTCGCCGAATGCACGTACTCGTCCGAATCCCGGGGGGCCATCACGCTCGGCGGCTTGGGAACGAGAGAAGAAACTTGCCTGGTGTCCGCTCTATATTATCCTCGCATTGAGTTATCTCTTTGTTATTCTTTACCGTCGCTACCGACTGTACTGCACAGCTTGGGAATTCAGAAATTAGTGCCGTAAGTTGAATCTTCATTAACTTGCATTATATCAACCAAAAAATCATgtgatgtaataatattaatactttgcTGACTTGGAGAACCAAAGTATCGGTCTATTAGCTGCCGTTTGCGAAGCACTAAGAATTAATTGCGAAGAATTAACAAGATAAAACTGAacatatattcttaaaattttgttcgaaACATTTTGTcgtttttcataaaaagattaggtaaaaaataattgttgttcgtctaacaattaaaaataaacttgttttatgcaataataatttccttCGTGTGTTCTTAACTTGCTTATTTACATgcttaatttcttaaaaccATCATTAATCGATTAGCAAGCTGTTTGCGcgtgtaaaagaaattaaacgaAGAACATAAGAGGAATAGCGACTTGAGGCTTGGCTTTGATTCGGGTGCAGGGGTTCCAGTCCGGTAAAGATTCAGGAGCCGCAGAATCTAGCGGACATGACTTTGGAGGAACGATTGGTGAGCTACGACTGGGAGACGAACTTCCAGAGTTTCCAGGAAGCCACTCGCAGCGGCACGTTCAAGCCGCTGTGCGGCGGCAGCAAGGGCGCCCTACCCGGCACGGACAATCTCGAGGCGCACTATCC is part of the Linepithema humile isolate Giens D197 chromosome 3, Lhum_UNIL_v1.0, whole genome shotgun sequence genome and harbors:
- the olf413 gene encoding MOXD1 homolog 2 — its product is MKTAVGSLLFLLISGVVSVEWKHSAVLDNNFLVLWTPGERDVTFEIQVKTLGYVGLGFTKDDGRGGADMVIGWVDNNGQVHLQDRHMKDASRDPEVDASQDYRLLLGYENKTHTVLRFSRRYDTCDQRDLKITNDTMQVVWQYHVEEPVSAAGVLPDHGAVRGSRPLYLVQRDAQPRRNSRQNQDMEPPLKIWDILNKQVRLPMGQDTLLWCRVLKMPSINHKHHVVKYEPVIQPGSHEYLHHMTLYECRGEQAQLESAAQTTGSVCYDDSDKPRFQCNTIAATWSLGSEGFNYPPEAGYALNPYTGPRYYMLETHYTNPQLDAFISDSSGLRLLYTDRLRAHDAGILSVGIDPNWRHIIPPGQPEVVSEGHCIADCTGQTIPNSGINMFAVIMHTHQLGRKVRLRQIRAGEELPPIAADTNYDPNYQEYRKLQRPVKVYPSDHLVAECTYSSESRGAITLGGLGTREETCLVSALYYPRIELSLCYSLPSLPTVLHSLGIQKLVPGSSPVKIQEPQNLADMTLEERLVSYDWETNFQSFQEATRSGTFKPLCGGSKGALPGTDNLEAHYPRILRPYEETTVPCTKKPLRNKLSMMLSEDDDIGAPVDPDSDETNAVERGQLVRSKVSRSSDAGPAVGSSCGRTVSAAVILAAVTVVAGAAFR